A genomic window from Cytobacillus suaedae includes:
- a CDS encoding copper-translocating P-type ATPase: MSSTKDTSLQITGMTCAACANRIEKGLKKLEGVEEANVNFALERSQIKYNPEITNIEAFQKKIQSLGFDVVMEKAEFNITGMTCAACSTRIEKGLNKLEGVSIATVNLALETATIEYNPSLLNKTDIIKRVEKLGYGAAVKDEKGQEAEDHRAKEVEIQTGKFIFSMILSLPLLWAMVGHFSFTAFIYVPDMFMNPWVQLALATPVQFYVGKQFYVGAYKALRNKSANMDVLVALGTSAAYFYSLYLSFLSIGSNAHMVELYYETSAILITLIILGKLFEARAKGKSSEAIKKLMGLQAKKATVFRDGEEIEVELEDVIVGDIIYIKPGEKVPVDGEIVEGRSALDESMLTGESVPIDKTIGDHVIGATINKNGFLKVKATKVGRDTALAQIIKVVEEAQGSKAPIQRMADQISGIFVPIVVGIAIITFLVWFFMVSPGDFGGALEKMIAVLVIACPCALGLATPTSIMAGSGRSAEFGILFKGGEHLEMTHKITTVILDKTGTVTKGMPTLTDVLLTTNENETEILQLIGTAEKQSEHPLAEAIVAGIKEKGIEFKETESFEAIPGFGIKAVIDGKEVVIGTRKLMAQNQIELGDALVKMEQLEESGKTAMLVAIDGVYIGIVAVADTIKETSQAAVARLKSMGIEVIMITGDNQRTAEAIAKEAGIDHVIAEVLPEGKAEEVKKLQQQGKKVAMVGDGINDAPALATADIGMAIGTGTDVAMEAADITLIRGDLNSIADAIYMSKKTIRNIKQNLFWAFGYNTLGIPVAAVGFLAPWLAGAAMAFSSVSVVLNALRLQKVKLNK; the protein is encoded by the coding sequence ATGAGTTCAACAAAAGATACGAGTTTACAAATAACCGGTATGACATGTGCAGCTTGTGCCAATCGGATTGAAAAGGGACTTAAAAAGCTTGAGGGTGTAGAAGAGGCAAATGTAAACTTTGCGCTGGAACGGTCTCAAATTAAATATAATCCAGAGATAACGAATATTGAAGCTTTTCAAAAGAAAATCCAATCTCTTGGATTCGATGTAGTTATGGAAAAAGCTGAATTCAATATTACCGGTATGACATGTGCTGCATGTTCTACTCGAATTGAAAAAGGATTAAATAAACTTGAAGGTGTTTCGATAGCTACTGTTAATTTAGCATTAGAAACGGCAACAATTGAGTATAATCCTTCACTATTAAACAAGACAGATATTATAAAACGTGTTGAGAAACTAGGATATGGAGCAGCAGTAAAGGATGAGAAGGGCCAAGAAGCAGAGGATCATCGTGCAAAAGAAGTTGAGATTCAGACTGGCAAGTTTATCTTTTCAATGATCCTTTCGCTTCCACTTCTATGGGCAATGGTTGGACATTTTAGCTTCACTGCTTTCATTTATGTACCTGATATGTTTATGAATCCTTGGGTACAGTTAGCACTAGCTACACCTGTACAATTTTATGTAGGTAAGCAATTTTATGTAGGTGCGTATAAGGCTCTTCGAAATAAGAGTGCCAACATGGATGTACTAGTTGCACTTGGTACGTCTGCAGCTTATTTTTACAGCTTATATTTATCATTTTTATCAATCGGTTCAAATGCTCATATGGTTGAACTTTACTATGAAACAAGTGCGATTCTAATTACGCTTATCATTTTAGGAAAACTTTTTGAAGCAAGAGCAAAAGGTAAATCGTCAGAGGCTATTAAAAAGTTAATGGGCTTACAGGCAAAGAAAGCAACTGTATTCCGTGATGGTGAAGAGATTGAAGTTGAATTAGAAGATGTTATTGTAGGAGATATCATTTATATTAAACCAGGCGAAAAAGTTCCTGTTGATGGTGAAATCGTTGAAGGGAGATCTGCCCTTGATGAGTCAATGTTAACTGGAGAGAGTGTACCTATTGATAAAACAATTGGAGACCATGTTATCGGTGCAACAATTAATAAAAATGGGTTCTTAAAAGTAAAAGCTACAAAGGTTGGTAGAGATACAGCTCTAGCACAAATTATCAAAGTTGTAGAGGAAGCTCAAGGATCGAAAGCACCAATCCAGCGTATGGCAGACCAAATTTCTGGTATTTTCGTACCGATCGTAGTTGGTATTGCCATTATTACCTTCCTTGTTTGGTTCTTTATGGTGAGTCCTGGTGACTTTGGTGGTGCGTTAGAGAAAATGATTGCAGTATTAGTTATTGCTTGTCCTTGTGCACTAGGATTAGCAACACCGACTTCAATTATGGCGGGTTCAGGTCGATCTGCAGAATTTGGTATTCTATTTAAAGGTGGAGAGCACCTTGAAATGACACACAAAATCACAACAGTTATCCTTGATAAAACAGGGACAGTGACAAAAGGTATGCCCACTCTAACAGATGTTCTGTTAACGACTAATGAGAATGAAACGGAAATCCTTCAGTTAATTGGAACAGCCGAAAAACAATCGGAGCATCCTTTGGCAGAGGCGATCGTTGCAGGTATAAAAGAAAAAGGAATTGAGTTTAAAGAAACTGAAAGCTTTGAAGCAATTCCTGGCTTCGGAATTAAAGCAGTTATTGATGGAAAAGAAGTAGTGATTGGAACACGTAAACTGATGGCTCAAAACCAAATTGAGCTTGGTGATGCTTTAGTTAAGATGGAACAACTAGAGGAAAGTGGAAAAACAGCCATGCTTGTAGCTATTGATGGTGTCTATATTGGAATAGTGGCTGTTGCGGATACGATTAAAGAAACTTCACAAGCGGCAGTTGCACGCCTGAAAAGCATGGGAATCGAAGTGATTATGATTACTGGTGATAATCAAAGAACAGCAGAAGCAATTGCGAAAGAGGCGGGTATAGACCACGTAATTGCTGAAGTTTTACCTGAAGGAAAAGCAGAAGAAGTGAAAAAACTGCAGCAACAAGGTAAAAAGGTAGCGATGGTTGGAGATGGAATCAATGATGCTCCAGCATTAGCAACAGCAGATATCGGTATGGCAATTGGAACAGGTACGGATGTTGCTATGGAGGCTGCTGATATTA
- a CDS encoding DNA-3-methyladenine glycosylase I translates to MNRCGWVNQDPLYIDYHDYEWGVPVYDDRLLFEYLNLEGAQAGLSWYTILKKRENYRTAFDQFNPVKIIKYDQTKIEELLQNSGIVRNKLKVNAVITNAHAYFKVVDEFGSFSKYIWSFVDGTPIQNHFEELKDVPATTEISDRMSKDLKKRGFKFVGSTICYAFMQAVGMVNDHIVACGCYRKEID, encoded by the coding sequence ATGAACAGATGCGGATGGGTCAATCAGGATCCATTATATATTGATTATCATGACTATGAATGGGGTGTCCCTGTTTATGATGACCGTTTACTATTTGAGTACTTAAATTTAGAAGGAGCACAAGCGGGGTTAAGTTGGTACACGATTTTAAAAAAGCGTGAGAACTACAGAACTGCATTTGATCAATTTAACCCTGTGAAAATCATTAAGTATGATCAAACCAAAATTGAAGAGCTGTTGCAAAACTCAGGCATCGTTCGCAATAAATTAAAGGTTAATGCAGTTATTACAAATGCTCACGCCTATTTTAAAGTGGTTGATGAGTTCGGATCCTTTAGCAAATACATATGGTCATTTGTAGATGGAACACCTATTCAAAATCATTTTGAAGAACTAAAAGATGTACCAGCGACTACCGAGATTAGTGACAGGATGAGCAAGGACCTTAAGAAACGTGGATTTAAATTTGTTGGCTCAACAATTTGTTATGCTTTCATGCAAGCAGTTGGTATGGTAAATGACCATATTGTAGCCTGTGGGTGTTATAGAAAGGAAATAGACTAG
- a CDS encoding glutathione-dependent formaldehyde dehydrogenase — MKAVTYQGKYSVAVKEVEDAKLEKKDDIIVKITSTAICGSDLHLYQGNMPLPIGYVIGHEPMGIVEEVGPEVTKVKKGDRVVVPFNVSCGDCYYCNHDLTSQCDNSNPHYDSGGYFGYTEKFGNHPGGQAEYLKVPFGNFTPFVIPESCELEDESLLFLSDVLPTAYWSVEHAGVKKDDTVIVLGCGPVGLMAQKFAWMKGAKRVIAVDYLDYRINRAKQINNVEVFEFTDYPDMGEHLKEITSGGADVVIDCVGMDGKKSPLEFLEQKLKLQGGTLGPIQIATKAVRKCGTVQLTGVYGGNYNLFPLGAFFSRNITLKMGQAPIIPIMPKLYDMIVDKKFDPKEIITHKMSLEDASKGYQIFNGREDDCIKVVLKP, encoded by the coding sequence ATGAAGGCAGTTACATATCAAGGGAAGTATAGTGTCGCAGTAAAAGAAGTAGAAGATGCAAAATTAGAGAAAAAAGATGATATTATCGTAAAAATTACTTCTACTGCTATTTGTGGTTCTGATTTGCACTTATATCAAGGGAATATGCCACTACCCATTGGCTATGTGATAGGGCATGAACCGATGGGGATAGTAGAAGAAGTAGGACCTGAAGTAACAAAGGTTAAAAAAGGAGATCGGGTCGTTGTTCCTTTTAATGTTTCTTGCGGTGATTGTTATTATTGTAATCATGATTTAACAAGTCAATGTGATAATTCAAACCCGCATTATGATTCGGGTGGGTATTTTGGATACACTGAAAAATTTGGAAATCATCCTGGGGGACAGGCAGAGTATTTAAAAGTACCTTTTGGGAACTTTACGCCATTTGTTATTCCAGAATCATGTGAGCTAGAAGATGAGTCCCTACTTTTCTTATCTGATGTCTTACCTACTGCCTATTGGAGTGTAGAACATGCTGGTGTGAAAAAGGATGATACCGTCATTGTGCTAGGGTGCGGCCCTGTAGGACTAATGGCACAAAAATTTGCCTGGATGAAAGGTGCAAAACGAGTCATTGCTGTTGATTATTTGGATTATCGGATAAATCGTGCAAAGCAGATAAACAATGTAGAGGTTTTTGAGTTTACAGACTATCCAGATATGGGTGAGCATTTAAAAGAAATTACAAGTGGTGGAGCAGATGTAGTCATTGATTGTGTGGGAATGGATGGCAAGAAATCACCTCTTGAATTTTTAGAACAAAAGTTAAAACTTCAAGGTGGGACACTTGGTCCGATACAAATTGCCACAAAAGCTGTTAGAAAATGCGGAACTGTCCAGCTTACAGGAGTGTATGGAGGTAACTATAACCTCTTCCCACTAGGCGCCTTCTTTTCAAGAAACATTACGTTAAAAATGGGACAGGCGCCTATTATTCCAATTATGCCAAAATTATATGATATGATTGTGGATAAAAAATTTGATCCAAAAGAAATCATTACCCATAAAATGTCCCTCGAAGATGCTAGTAAAGGGTATCAAATCTTCAATGGACGCGAGGATGATTGCATTAAGGTTGTTTTAAAACCATAA
- the copZ gene encoding copper chaperone CopZ, whose product MEKVTLKVSGMSCGHCVKAVEGSVGELAGVSTVTVNLGEGTVDVEFNANEVTLAAIKETIDDQGYDVE is encoded by the coding sequence ATGGAAAAAGTTACATTAAAAGTAAGTGGTATGTCATGTGGACATTGTGTAAAAGCAGTTGAAGGTAGTGTTGGTGAATTAGCTGGAGTTAGCACTGTTACTGTAAACTTAGGTGAGGGAACAGTAGATGTAGAATTTAATGCTAATGAGGTTACATTAGCAGCAATTAAAGAAACAATTGATGATCAAGGTTACGATGTAGAATAA
- a CDS encoding metal-sensitive transcriptional regulator, protein MMEEIKEEQFEPEELDDCCSPHSERKSHHSDKTKKSLVSRLNRIEGQIRGVKGLIEKDTYCDDVITQISAIQSALNGVSKLLLEGHLKSCVLERIQEGDVEVLDEVLVTVHKLMKK, encoded by the coding sequence ATGATGGAAGAAATCAAAGAGGAGCAATTCGAACCTGAAGAGTTAGATGATTGTTGTTCTCCCCACAGTGAAAGAAAAAGTCATCATTCTGATAAGACGAAAAAAAGTCTTGTTAGCCGCCTAAACAGAATTGAAGGTCAAATTAGAGGAGTAAAGGGTCTCATCGAAAAGGATACATATTGTGATGATGTAATTACCCAAATCTCCGCCATTCAATCAGCCCTAAATGGTGTAAGTAAATTATTGCTTGAAGGCCATCTAAAAAGCTGTGTGTTAGAGCGAATCCAAGAAGGCGATGTAGAAGTCTTAGATGAAGTATTAGTAACCGTTCATAAATTAATGAAAAAGTAA